A part of Rattus rattus isolate New Zealand chromosome 6, Rrattus_CSIRO_v1, whole genome shotgun sequence genomic DNA contains:
- the LOC116903815 gene encoding MICOS complex subunit MIC13-like, which translates to MVAQEWSLMRFLIKGSVAGGAVYLVYDQELLGPSDKSQAALRKAEEAVPPAMHQFHQYVCQQTCLEMPQLPGPSKINFPNFRDPWNSGIVSAMAVLSVAPS; encoded by the coding sequence ATGGTGGCTCAAGAGTGGTCACTAATGAGGTTCCTCATCAAGGGAAGTGTGGCTGGAGGAGCAGTCTACCTTGTTTATGACCAGGAGCTGCTAGGGCCTAGTGACAAGAGCCAGGCTGCCCTGCGGAAGGCCGAGGAAGCTGTGCCACCAGCAATGCACCAATTCCACCAATATGTGTGCCAGCAGACATGTCTGGAGATGCCGCAGCTCCCAGGCCCTTCAAAGATTAACTTTCCAAACTTCCGTGATCCCTGGAACTCAGGCATCGTCTCAGCCATGGCAGTCTTGTCTGTGGCCCCCTCTTAG